A segment of the Filifactor alocis ATCC 35896 genome:
CCGTTCCGTTTTGGTCTTTTTCTTCAAAATTCCAACCGGGAATTGTTTCTGCCTGTTGATTGGAATCTTTTTTTTCTTCGGATTGCTCTTGCTTCTCTTCTTTTTGATTTGTATGTTCACTTTCAACTGTTTTTTGCTGTTCTTGTACCGACATACTACTCCAATATCCTGTTATGGAATTAAATTTTCCTGTAAAAATAATCAACCCCATTACAATTAACAGAACACCTCCTAATTTAGGAATCCATTGAAATAATCTTGTTTTCTTCTCAACAAAATTCATAATGAAATCTGTAAAAATTCCAAATACTACAAACGGAATTAAAAATCCGACTGCATATACCCCAACCAACACTTTGCCGAGCAACGCGGTCTTCGCTCCTGATGCCATAATCAATACAGAAGACAACATTGGTCCTACACAAGGCGTCCAAGCAAAGCTAAAAGTAAATCCCATTAAAAGTGCAACAAGCGGCCCCACTTTTCCTGTGCCCCATAACGGTTTGATTCGTCTTTCACGATTCAGAAAATCACTCTGATAAAATCCGATTTGATAAAGTCCGAGTAACAGAACAATCACTCCGCCTATCCTACTGAACATCGCCTTATTTGTATCAAAAAACTTTCCGATTCCGGTAAAAGCCATTCCCAAAATAAAGAACGACAACGCAATTCCTACTCCGAAAAACAACATATTTACAATCTTGTTTTTCTTCACATCTTTCTCTGATTGCCCTGCTAAATATCCTAAATAAATAGGTAAAATCGGTAAGATACAAGGTGAAAAAAAGGAAACTACT
Coding sequences within it:
- a CDS encoding cytochrome c biogenesis protein/redoxin, which gives rise to MNQVINVEHFNFLLVFLEGVVSFFSPCILPILPIYLGYLAGQSEKDVKKNKIVNMLFFGVGIALSFFILGMAFTGIGKFFDTNKAMFSRIGGVIVLLLGLYQIGFYQSDFLNRERRIKPLWGTGKVGPLVALLMGFTFSFAWTPCVGPMLSSVLIMASGAKTALLGKVLVGVYAVGFLIPFVVFGIFTDFIMNFVEKKTRLFQWIPKLGGVLLIVMGLIIFTGKFNSITGYWSSMSVQEQQKTVESEHTNQKEEKQEQSEEKKDSNQQAETIPGWNFEEKDQNGTVHTLEQYRGKVVLLNFWASWCGPCNAELPDIEELYQEYGQNSKDVIILGVTNPKSDDFLQSADVTESELKEFIKGKAFDFPTMMNSSGSIFADYQVGAFPTTFILDKEGNIVGYSQGALPKDVLKDAIEKLR